The following proteins are encoded in a genomic region of Thermoflexus hugenholtzii JAD2:
- a CDS encoding ATP-dependent DNA ligase, producing the protein MRFAELVEYFERLEATTKRLEMFDILSELFRACDREEIDKVVYFCQEQLLPPFRGVEIGMAEKLILRAIARATEATEAQVSRLNKERGDPGLVVEELLRQRNARSAGLRVSEVYETLLRIAETTGEGSVERKVGMLAELLQASSPKEARYIARFVLGRLRLGVGDPTILDALSKAVAGDRSLRPELERAYNLCSDLGLVARTLFEQGIEGIRAFRIRVGHPIRPALAERLPSAEEIVGKLGRCAVEVKLDGFRCQIHKDGDRVEIFSRNLERTTPMFPELIEAVRQQIDAREAILEGEAVAVNEETGEIYPFQVTVQRKRKHGVEEMMREYPLVLFAFDLLYADGHDYTPESYSARFEALSRRIRPDGRIRLVDRIVTDDPRAIQRFFDEAIARGMEGIVAKRLDAPYQAGARGFHWIKLKRSYKGELTDTIDVVVVGYFRGRGMRAKLGIGALLGAVYDPDSDTFKTVAKIGSGLTEEEWVRLREMLDAIRVEHRPARVESLLDADVWVEPRYVLTVLADEITRSPVHTCGRTDEEPGYALRFPRVVGWIREDKGPEDATTVKEILSMFQMQKRVQLAG; encoded by the coding sequence ATGCGGTTCGCGGAGCTGGTGGAGTATTTCGAGCGATTGGAGGCCACGACCAAGCGCCTGGAGATGTTCGATATCCTCAGCGAGCTCTTCCGGGCGTGCGACCGGGAGGAGATCGACAAAGTGGTCTACTTCTGCCAGGAGCAGCTGCTGCCGCCCTTCCGCGGGGTTGAGATCGGCATGGCCGAGAAGCTGATCCTGCGGGCCATCGCCCGGGCCACCGAGGCAACGGAGGCGCAGGTCAGCCGGCTGAACAAGGAGCGCGGGGATCCGGGGCTGGTGGTCGAGGAGCTGCTCCGACAGCGGAACGCCCGCTCCGCCGGCCTCCGTGTCTCGGAGGTCTATGAGACCCTCCTGCGCATTGCGGAGACCACCGGGGAGGGCAGCGTGGAGCGCAAGGTGGGGATGCTGGCGGAGCTCCTCCAGGCCTCCTCCCCCAAGGAGGCCCGCTACATCGCCCGCTTCGTCCTGGGGCGCTTGCGTCTGGGCGTGGGCGACCCTACCATCCTGGACGCTCTGTCGAAGGCGGTGGCCGGCGACCGCAGCCTGCGCCCGGAGCTGGAGCGGGCGTATAACCTGTGCTCCGACCTGGGCCTGGTGGCCCGCACCCTCTTCGAGCAGGGCATCGAGGGGATCCGCGCCTTCCGCATCCGCGTCGGGCATCCGATCCGCCCTGCCCTGGCCGAGCGGCTCCCCAGCGCCGAGGAAATCGTCGGGAAGCTGGGCCGGTGCGCCGTCGAGGTGAAGCTGGATGGGTTCCGCTGTCAGATCCACAAGGACGGGGACCGGGTGGAGATCTTCTCCCGAAACCTGGAGCGCACCACCCCCATGTTCCCCGAGCTCATCGAAGCGGTCCGCCAGCAGATCGACGCCCGGGAGGCCATCCTGGAGGGCGAGGCGGTGGCCGTCAACGAGGAGACCGGCGAGATCTATCCTTTCCAGGTGACCGTCCAGCGCAAGCGCAAGCATGGTGTGGAGGAGATGATGCGGGAATACCCGCTGGTCCTGTTCGCCTTCGATCTCCTCTACGCCGACGGCCACGATTACACCCCGGAGTCCTACTCCGCGCGCTTCGAGGCCCTCTCCCGGCGGATCCGTCCCGACGGCCGCATCCGCCTGGTGGATCGCATCGTCACGGACGACCCGCGGGCGATCCAGCGGTTTTTCGACGAGGCCATCGCCCGGGGCATGGAGGGGATCGTGGCCAAGCGCCTGGACGCCCCCTATCAGGCGGGGGCCCGCGGGTTCCACTGGATCAAGCTCAAGCGCTCCTACAAAGGCGAGCTGACGGATACCATCGACGTCGTGGTGGTAGGTTACTTCCGGGGTCGGGGGATGCGAGCGAAGCTCGGCATCGGGGCCCTGCTGGGTGCGGTTTACGATCCCGATTCGGACACCTTCAAGACGGTGGCCAAGATCGGCAGCGGCCTCACCGAGGAGGAATGGGTGCGGCTCCGGGAGATGCTGGATGCCATCCGCGTGGAGCACCGGCCGGCCCGGGTGGAGTCCCTCCTGGATGCCGATGTGTGGGTGGAGCCTCGCTATGTGCTGACGGTGCTGGCCGACGAGATCACCCGCTCGCCGGTCCACACCTGTGGCCGGACCGACGAGGAGCCCGGCTACGCCCTGCGCTTCCCACGGGTGGTGGGGTGGATCCGGGAGGACAAAGGCCCGGAGGACGCGACCACGGTGAAGGAGATCCTCTCCATGTTCCAGATGCAGAAGCGAGTGCAGCTGGCCGGATGA
- a CDS encoding cytochrome ubiquinol oxidase subunit I: protein MEYPVWVVPFLTAPMLIPLVAIPHVIVAQFAVGGGFLLADGVTWAYRHRRADILAYLRDLARFFVLLTIVFGAVTGVGIWWTIGLTAPESTSALIHVFVFGWATEWVVFVLEIVSAFAFYYLWDRLRPREHMAMGWIYAASAWLSLVLITGITSFMLTTGRWTPERDFFTAFFNPSFLPQVLIRTSGSLAIAALWIGVHLSFRAPEPLREEMVPRLSRWAMAGMALILVGGLGYFAVLPDHARLNMIRAPLLLIMTALNFGATLIALTAFGLGHLRGGRWINPPEALLMLLIGAVAITSGEFLREGARKPYRIEGYIFSPGVRVAEVPTLQRDGLIAHSPWLQRYLQENLGLPEEALRDPARLPEPLKVQVGEALYNYHCAACHALDGYNGMRPLIQPWTSEIIADAVRHLHRTNPAMPPWLGNEAEREALIAYLVTLQKGGP from the coding sequence ATGGAATATCCGGTCTGGGTGGTTCCCTTCCTCACGGCCCCCATGCTGATCCCCCTGGTGGCAATTCCCCATGTGATCGTCGCCCAGTTCGCCGTCGGGGGCGGCTTCCTCCTGGCGGACGGCGTGACGTGGGCCTATCGGCATCGTCGGGCAGACATCCTGGCTTACCTGCGGGATCTCGCCCGCTTCTTCGTGCTGCTCACGATTGTCTTCGGGGCCGTCACCGGGGTGGGCATCTGGTGGACCATCGGGCTCACCGCGCCGGAGAGCACCAGCGCCCTCATCCACGTCTTCGTCTTCGGCTGGGCGACCGAGTGGGTGGTCTTCGTCCTGGAGATCGTCTCTGCCTTCGCCTTTTATTACCTCTGGGATCGGCTGCGGCCCCGGGAGCACATGGCGATGGGCTGGATCTACGCCGCCTCGGCCTGGCTCAGCCTCGTGCTCATCACCGGGATCACCTCCTTCATGCTCACGACAGGCCGCTGGACCCCGGAGCGGGATTTCTTCACCGCCTTCTTCAACCCCTCCTTCCTGCCCCAGGTGCTGATCCGGACCAGCGGGTCGCTGGCCATCGCCGCCTTGTGGATCGGGGTGCACCTCTCCTTCCGGGCCCCGGAGCCCTTGCGCGAGGAGATGGTCCCTCGCCTCTCCCGCTGGGCCATGGCGGGCATGGCGCTGATCCTGGTGGGCGGGCTCGGCTACTTCGCCGTGCTGCCGGATCACGCGCGGCTGAACATGATCCGGGCGCCGCTGCTGCTGATCATGACCGCTTTGAATTTCGGGGCCACGCTGATCGCCTTGACGGCCTTCGGCCTGGGTCACCTGCGGGGCGGCCGCTGGATCAACCCGCCGGAGGCGCTGCTGATGCTCCTCATCGGCGCAGTGGCCATCACCAGCGGGGAGTTCCTCCGGGAAGGAGCGCGCAAACCGTATCGCATTGAGGGCTACATTTTCTCCCCAGGCGTCCGCGTCGCGGAGGTCCCCACGCTGCAACGGGACGGCCTCATCGCTCATTCCCCCTGGTTGCAACGATATCTGCAGGAGAATCTGGGGTTGCCGGAGGAAGCCCTGCGGGATCCGGCCCGCCTGCCGGAGCCCCTGAAGGTTCAGGTCGGGGAAGCCCTTTACAACTATCATTGCGCCGCGTGTCACGCCCTGGATGGCTACAACGGGATGCGCCCGCTGATCCAGCCCTGGACCTCGGAGATCATCGCTGATGCCGTCCGGCATCTGCATCGGACCAACCCGGCCATGCCGCCGTGGCTGGGGAACGAGGCGGAGCGGGAGGCCCTGATCGCCTATCTCGTCACGTTGCAGAAAGGAGGGCCGTGA